In Synechococcus sp. HK05, one DNA window encodes the following:
- the urtE gene encoding urea ABC transporter ATP-binding subunit UrtE has product MTLLDIRGLNVYYGESHILRDVDLNVAPGEMVCLIGRNGVGKTTLLKTVIGLLQQRSGALQLEGRSLSGLPPHGRARVGVGYVPQGREIIPQLTVRENLLLGLEALPGGLAKNRHIDPLVFELFPILEKFLARRGGDLSGGQQQQLAIARALLGKPKLLLLDEPTEGIQPSVVLDIERAVRRIIDATGISVLLVEQHLHFVRQADRYYAMQRGGIVASGPTSELSKDVVDRFLTV; this is encoded by the coding sequence GTGACCCTGCTCGATATCCGCGGCCTCAACGTGTATTACGGGGAGAGCCACATTCTTCGCGACGTTGACCTCAACGTTGCGCCTGGCGAGATGGTCTGCCTGATCGGCCGCAACGGGGTGGGCAAAACCACCCTGCTGAAAACGGTGATCGGTCTGCTGCAGCAACGCAGCGGTGCATTGCAGCTGGAGGGCCGCAGCCTGAGCGGCTTGCCCCCCCATGGCCGGGCACGGGTCGGTGTGGGCTATGTGCCCCAGGGTCGCGAGATCATTCCCCAGCTCACGGTGCGGGAAAACTTGCTGCTTGGCCTCGAGGCCTTGCCCGGCGGTCTGGCTAAAAACCGCCACATTGATCCGCTGGTGTTTGAGCTGTTCCCGATCCTGGAGAAGTTCCTCGCCCGTCGCGGCGGTGATCTCTCCGGCGGGCAACAGCAGCAGCTGGCGATTGCGCGGGCCCTGCTCGGCAAACCCAAGCTGCTGCTTCTCGATGAACCCACTGAAGGCATTCAGCCGTCGGTGGTGCTCGATATCGAGCGGGCGGTACGCCGGATCATTGATGCCACCGGGATCAGCGTGCTGCTGGTGGAGCAGCACTTGCACTTCGTGCGCCAGGCGGATCGCTATTACGCCATGCAGCGTGGGGGCATCGTGGCCAGCGGTCCCACCAGCGAGCTCAGCAAAGACGTGGTGGATCGCTTCCTCACGGTGTGA
- a CDS encoding APC family permease: MRSLTLAVVTSTIGSGWLFAPLYAARFAGPASLLAWLAGGVMAFGLALVFAELGSLVPSSGALAQIPLLSHGRWAGFIGGWCAWIAYLTLPTIEVLAMVQYLASSLPWLTADGGQGQVLSSAGLGVAMVLLVLMAWINLAGVSWLARWIDGLTSWKLVVPLLVSLSLMLTAGHWSNLGLHNTGQGAELAGVVSAIGGGGILFSLLGFRTAMDLAGEARNPQRNVPLAMALGLGVSLTIYLLLQLSFLVAVPPQALSQGWASLQLSNHGGLLVAIAMGLGMGWVATLLLSDAVISPGATAMTYMGVSARVAWMMGRLGLLPEAMGRLNRQAVPAIALFWSLAIGVVMLLGGPSWQRVVSFLTATLVIALAVGPVSLLALRQQLPAAPRAFRLPMAKLLCPLTFVAASWAVLWCGRSALEGAVGLVVVPALLFGLLQHKHGRSLNAGCGSWWFVYLGGLVLIAEISGPQRLLPGGDASQLLITALFALVVFPVAVGTRLPRASSEAQVAAELTP; this comes from the coding sequence TTGCGCAGCCTCACCCTGGCGGTGGTCACCAGCACCATCGGCTCCGGATGGTTGTTCGCTCCGCTCTATGCGGCGCGCTTCGCCGGGCCGGCGAGCTTGCTGGCGTGGCTGGCCGGAGGCGTGATGGCCTTTGGCCTGGCTCTGGTGTTTGCCGAGCTGGGATCCCTGGTGCCGAGCTCGGGGGCCTTGGCCCAGATCCCCCTGCTCAGCCATGGGCGCTGGGCAGGCTTCATTGGAGGCTGGTGCGCCTGGATCGCCTACCTCACCCTCCCCACGATTGAGGTGCTGGCGATGGTGCAATACCTGGCCAGCAGCCTGCCCTGGCTCACCGCCGATGGGGGCCAGGGGCAGGTGCTCAGCAGCGCCGGGCTGGGAGTGGCGATGGTGTTGCTGGTGCTGATGGCCTGGATCAACCTGGCCGGGGTGAGCTGGCTGGCCCGCTGGATCGATGGGCTCACCAGTTGGAAGCTGGTGGTCCCGCTACTGGTGTCGTTGAGCCTGATGCTCACAGCGGGGCATTGGAGCAATCTCGGGCTGCACAACACAGGCCAGGGAGCCGAGCTGGCCGGAGTGGTGAGTGCCATCGGTGGCGGCGGCATCCTGTTCAGCCTGCTGGGGTTTCGCACCGCCATGGATCTGGCGGGAGAAGCGCGCAACCCCCAGCGCAACGTGCCCCTGGCCATGGCCTTGGGGCTGGGCGTGTCGCTGACGATTTATCTGCTGCTGCAACTGAGCTTTCTCGTGGCGGTGCCACCTCAGGCCCTGAGCCAGGGTTGGGCTTCCCTGCAGCTCAGCAACCATGGCGGCCTGCTGGTGGCCATCGCCATGGGGCTGGGCATGGGTTGGGTGGCAACACTGCTGCTGAGCGATGCCGTGATCTCGCCAGGCGCCACAGCCATGACCTACATGGGAGTGTCCGCCCGCGTGGCCTGGATGATGGGGCGCTTGGGGCTGCTGCCCGAGGCCATGGGCCGGCTCAACCGCCAGGCGGTGCCGGCGATCGCGCTGTTCTGGAGCCTGGCCATCGGCGTGGTGATGCTGCTGGGGGGTCCGAGCTGGCAGCGAGTGGTGAGCTTCCTCACGGCCACGCTGGTGATCGCCCTGGCGGTGGGTCCCGTGAGTTTGCTGGCACTGCGCCAACAGCTGCCCGCCGCCCCACGCGCATTCCGCCTGCCCATGGCGAAGCTGTTGTGTCCGCTCACCTTTGTGGCCGCCAGTTGGGCGGTGCTGTGGTGCGGCCGCAGCGCCCTGGAGGGAGCCGTGGGCCTGGTGGTGGTGCCAGCGCTGCTGTTTGGCCTGCTGCAACACAAGCATGGCCGCAGCCTGAATGCCGGCTGCGGCAGCTGGTGGTTTGTGTATCTGGGGGGCCTGGTGTTGATTGCAGAGATCAGCGGCCCGCAACGGCTCCTGCCGGGAGGCGACGCCAGTCAGCTGTTGATCACCGCCTTGTTTGCTCTAGTGGTGTTCCCCGTGGCCGTCGGCACACGGCTGCCCCGGGCCTCAAGCGAGGCCCAGGTTGCCGCCGAGCTCACACCGTGA
- a CDS encoding aminotransferase class IV yields the protein MTPRSIAWFNGQWDEPSQLSLPLSDRGLQLADGLFETVLLLDGRPRLLEAHLQRWHQSAALLAMAPPPEAGTLEPLIHEAVVRAGLEHGSGALRLNWSRGDGAGRGIALPDSQHPHRFWLQLSPHTPSFSPQTAIVSRQERRNSASLLSRCKTFAYGQAVQARLEAQRAGADEALLLASGGELCCASTANLLIQRQGRWLTPALSSGCLPGVMRARLLEQGLAQEANLAPQPQGGDSWLLINSLGCRPLSSVDGIPLTPHPNAEALWRSLL from the coding sequence ATGACCCCCCGCAGCATCGCCTGGTTCAACGGGCAGTGGGACGAGCCATCGCAGCTGAGCCTCCCCCTGAGCGATCGCGGCCTGCAGCTGGCCGATGGGCTGTTTGAAACGGTGCTGCTGCTCGATGGCCGCCCGCGCTTGCTCGAGGCCCACCTGCAGCGCTGGCACCAGAGCGCCGCTCTGCTGGCGATGGCGCCCCCGCCGGAGGCCGGCACCCTCGAGCCCTTGATCCACGAAGCCGTGGTGCGCGCAGGGCTCGAGCACGGCAGCGGCGCACTCCGGCTCAACTGGAGCCGCGGCGACGGCGCTGGACGCGGCATCGCCTTGCCAGACAGCCAGCATCCACATCGCTTCTGGCTGCAGCTCAGCCCGCACACGCCAAGCTTCAGCCCGCAGACGGCGATCGTGAGTCGCCAAGAGCGCCGCAACAGCGCCAGCCTGCTGAGCCGTTGCAAAACCTTCGCCTACGGCCAAGCGGTTCAGGCGCGCCTTGAAGCCCAGCGCGCTGGTGCCGATGAGGCCCTGCTCTTGGCCAGCGGCGGCGAGCTCTGCTGTGCCAGTACCGCCAACCTGTTGATTCAGCGCCAGGGCCGTTGGCTCACACCAGCCCTGAGCAGTGGCTGCCTGCCGGGCGTGATGCGCGCTCGCCTCCTGGAGCAGGGCCTGGCCCAGGAGGCGAATCTCGCTCCCCAACCGCAGGGCGGCGACAGCTGGCTGCTGATCAACAGCCTGGGCTGCCGCCCCCTGAGCAGCGTGGATGGCATTCCCTTAACGCCCCACCCCAACGCCGAGGCGTTGTGGCGGAGCTTGCTTTAG
- a CDS encoding anthranilate synthase component I family protein has product MPGCTRVPVAWRSPANLAPLLAEHWGHAGLIWLDGDGTDLGRWATLAVDPLEQRCCRGLPGDAGASDPFAALADLGPGHWCGWLSYEAAAWVEPGNPWKTDSMASLWIARHDPVLRFDLVEQQLWLEGQDPSRLQAMAHWLESLPAHETAGELAAPAVAPERWHWHTDLQAFSRGVEQIRALIASGDLFQANLTACCSTHLPAMAPHTGLALFQRLRQRCPAPFAGLVVAAGAAAGEAVISASPERFLQVSAEGHVETRPIKGTRPRHNDPQRDADAAAELVCSGKDRAENVMIVDLLRNDLGRSCLPGSIHVPQLVGLESYAQVHHLTSVVCGQLRPDRTWVDLLRAGWPGGSISGAPKLRACQRLAELEPVARGPYCGSLIRRDFDGSFDSSILIRTLLLQQNHLRGHAGCGIVADSDPSAEASELGWKLNPLLEALA; this is encoded by the coding sequence ATGCCGGGTTGCACGCGCGTGCCGGTGGCCTGGCGTTCACCGGCCAACCTGGCGCCCTTGCTGGCCGAACACTGGGGCCACGCCGGCTTGATCTGGCTCGACGGCGACGGCACCGACCTGGGGCGCTGGGCCACCTTGGCCGTTGATCCGCTGGAGCAACGCTGCTGCCGCGGACTGCCCGGCGATGCCGGCGCGAGCGATCCCTTTGCAGCCTTGGCGGATCTGGGCCCGGGCCATTGGTGCGGCTGGCTCAGCTACGAAGCCGCCGCCTGGGTGGAACCCGGCAACCCCTGGAAAACCGATTCCATGGCCAGCCTCTGGATCGCCCGCCACGATCCCGTGCTGCGCTTTGACCTGGTGGAGCAGCAGCTCTGGCTGGAGGGGCAGGATCCCAGTCGGCTGCAGGCGATGGCCCACTGGCTGGAGAGCCTCCCGGCTCATGAGACGGCAGGTGAGCTGGCAGCTCCAGCCGTGGCTCCAGAGCGCTGGCACTGGCACACCGATCTGCAGGCGTTCAGCCGCGGCGTGGAACAGATCCGCGCGCTGATCGCCAGTGGTGATCTGTTTCAGGCCAACCTCACGGCCTGCTGCAGCACCCACCTGCCCGCCATGGCGCCCCACACGGGGCTGGCCTTGTTTCAGCGGCTGCGCCAGCGCTGCCCCGCCCCCTTTGCGGGCTTGGTAGTGGCCGCCGGCGCCGCCGCGGGAGAAGCGGTGATCTCCGCCTCTCCTGAGCGCTTCCTGCAGGTGAGCGCCGAAGGGCACGTGGAAACCCGGCCGATCAAGGGCACCCGGCCCAGACACAACGATCCGCAACGGGATGCCGATGCGGCGGCGGAGCTGGTTTGCAGCGGCAAAGACCGCGCCGAGAACGTGATGATCGTGGATTTGCTGCGCAACGATCTGGGCCGCTCCTGCCTGCCGGGCTCGATCCATGTGCCGCAATTGGTGGGACTCGAGAGCTACGCCCAGGTGCACCACCTCACCTCGGTGGTGTGCGGCCAATTGCGGCCCGATCGGACCTGGGTGGATCTGCTGCGGGCGGGATGGCCGGGGGGCTCGATCAGTGGCGCGCCGAAACTGCGGGCCTGCCAGCGCCTGGCGGAACTGGAACCCGTGGCCCGCGGCCCCTACTGCGGCTCGCTGATCCGCCGCGATTTCGATGGCAGCTTCGATAGCAGCATCCTGATTCGCACCTTGTTGCTGCAGCAGAACCATCTGCGCGGCCACGCCGGCTGCGGCATCGTGGCCGATTCCGACCCCAGCGCCGAAGCCAGCGAGCTGGGCTGGAAGCTCAATCCCCTGCTGGAGGCTTTGGCATGA
- the queC gene encoding 7-cyano-7-deazaguanine synthase QueC: MSTAIALLSGGLDSATAAALAMEDGQRVIGLSFDYGQRHRRELEAAARIAAQLGLAEHHTISVNLAAWGGSALTDSRMAVPSDGVQTDVIPSTYVPGRNTVFIAIGLSLAEARGAERLVLGVNAVDYSGYPDCRPDYLEAFQRLADLASKAGRERHGSRLWAPLVTWSKTKIVQEALRLGVPIADTWSCYSGGEQPCGVCDSCRIRDAALIEAGRPDLTSR; encoded by the coding sequence TTGTCCACCGCCATTGCCCTGCTCTCCGGCGGTCTCGATTCCGCCACCGCCGCAGCCCTCGCCATGGAAGACGGGCAGCGCGTGATCGGCCTCTCCTTTGATTACGGCCAGCGCCATCGGCGCGAACTGGAAGCAGCAGCACGCATTGCCGCGCAGCTCGGCCTAGCAGAGCACCACACCATCAGCGTGAACCTGGCCGCCTGGGGCGGCTCGGCCCTCACCGACAGCCGCATGGCCGTACCCAGCGATGGGGTGCAGACCGATGTGATCCCCAGCACCTATGTGCCAGGCCGCAACACGGTGTTCATCGCCATCGGCCTGAGCCTGGCGGAGGCGCGCGGCGCCGAGCGGCTGGTGCTGGGGGTGAATGCAGTGGATTACTCCGGTTATCCCGACTGCCGGCCCGATTACCTGGAGGCCTTTCAGCGGCTGGCGGATCTCGCCAGCAAGGCTGGCCGGGAGAGGCACGGCAGCCGCCTCTGGGCTCCGCTGGTGACCTGGAGCAAAACGAAGATCGTGCAGGAGGCCCTGCGGCTGGGGGTGCCCATCGCCGACACCTGGAGTTGCTACAGCGGCGGCGAGCAACCCTGCGGCGTGTGCGACAGCTGCCGCATCCGCGATGCCGCCTTGATCGAAGCCGGCCGGCCCGACCTGACCAGCCGCTGA
- a CDS encoding 7-carboxy-7-deazaguanine synthase QueE → MSAAASGASGALPVVETFHSLQGEGLHSGRSAFFIRLGGCSVGCSWCDTKHSWPQHVHPLLSLEALQQDAQSAVDNGAAFVVITGGEPLEHQLAPLCDAIQPSGAPLHLETSGVGLLTGSFAWITLSPKPHRPPTPEVLAACHELKVVVHEAADLAFAEAMAAAALSGRNTDQPAPALLLQPGWQSATGQQLAVDYVRSDPNWRLSLQSHKWLGVR, encoded by the coding sequence ATGAGCGCAGCGGCGTCCGGCGCCTCCGGCGCCCTGCCGGTGGTGGAGACCTTCCATTCCCTGCAGGGCGAGGGGCTCCACAGCGGCCGCAGCGCCTTCTTCATCCGCCTGGGCGGCTGCAGTGTGGGCTGCAGCTGGTGCGACACCAAGCACTCCTGGCCGCAGCACGTGCATCCCCTGCTGTCGCTCGAGGCTCTGCAGCAGGACGCCCAAAGCGCCGTGGACAACGGCGCGGCCTTCGTGGTGATCACCGGCGGTGAACCCCTTGAGCACCAGCTTGCGCCCCTGTGTGACGCCATCCAGCCGAGCGGTGCCCCCCTGCATCTGGAAACCAGTGGCGTTGGCCTGCTCACGGGCTCCTTTGCCTGGATCACCCTCTCCCCCAAGCCGCACCGGCCACCAACGCCAGAGGTGTTGGCGGCCTGCCATGAGCTGAAGGTGGTGGTGCACGAGGCCGCCGATCTGGCTTTCGCCGAAGCGATGGCCGCAGCCGCCCTCAGCGGGCGCAACACCGATCAGCCAGCGCCCGCATTGCTGCTGCAACCTGGCTGGCAGAGCGCAACAGGCCAGCAGCTGGCCGTCGACTACGTGCGCAGCGACCCCAACTGGCGCCTGAGCCTGCAGAGCCACAAGTGGCTGGGGGTGCGCTGA
- a CDS encoding CTP synthase translates to MAKFVFVTGGVVSSIGKGIVAASLGRLLKSRGYSVSILKLDPYLNVDPGTMSPFQHGEVFVTEDGAETDLDLGHYERFTDTAMSRLNSVTTGSIYQSVINKERRGDYNGGTVQVIPHITGEIRERIHRVAANSGADVVITEIGGTVGDIESLPFLEAIREFRGDVGRNDLAYVHVTLLPYIGTSGELKTKPTQHSVKELRSIGIQPDVLVCRSDRPISEDLKGKIGGFCGVPRRAVIPALDADSIYAVPITLEQEGLCREVLDLLGLADHDSDMARWAEMVAKLRNPGPSVKVALVGKYVQLNDAYLSVVEALRHACIDLGAGLDLHWICAEQIEEQGADALLRGMDAVVVPGGFGNRGVDGKVAAIRWAREQRVPFLGLCLGMQCAVIEWARNQAGLTGATSAELDADTAHPVIHLLPEQQDVVDLGGTMRLGVYPCRLTPGTIAHQLYGDEVVYERHRHRYEFNNAYRNLFLESGYEISGTSPDGRLVELIELKNHPFFTACQYHPEFLSRPGRPHPLFRGLIAAAQQRLPGSPSEALSRNLPTATPAA, encoded by the coding sequence ATGGCCAAGTTCGTCTTCGTGACCGGTGGCGTGGTATCCAGCATCGGCAAGGGGATCGTGGCCGCCAGCCTTGGGCGCCTGCTCAAGAGCCGGGGCTACAGCGTTTCGATCCTCAAGCTCGATCCCTATCTGAACGTGGACCCGGGCACGATGAGCCCGTTCCAGCACGGGGAGGTGTTCGTCACCGAAGACGGCGCCGAAACCGACCTCGACCTGGGCCACTACGAACGCTTCACCGACACGGCGATGTCGCGCCTCAACAGCGTGACCACCGGCTCGATCTACCAATCGGTGATCAACAAGGAACGCCGCGGCGACTACAACGGCGGCACGGTGCAGGTGATTCCCCACATCACCGGTGAGATCCGCGAGCGCATCCACCGCGTGGCCGCCAACTCCGGCGCGGATGTGGTGATCACCGAGATCGGCGGGACCGTGGGCGACATCGAATCGCTGCCCTTCCTCGAAGCGATCCGCGAATTCCGCGGCGACGTGGGCCGCAACGACCTGGCCTACGTGCACGTGACCCTGCTGCCCTACATCGGCACCTCAGGCGAGCTGAAAACCAAGCCCACTCAGCACTCCGTGAAGGAGCTGCGCTCCATCGGCATCCAGCCCGATGTACTGGTGTGCCGCAGCGACCGGCCCATCAGCGAAGACCTCAAAGGCAAGATCGGCGGCTTCTGCGGCGTGCCCCGGCGCGCCGTGATCCCAGCCCTCGATGCCGACAGCATCTACGCCGTGCCGATCACCCTCGAGCAGGAAGGCCTCTGCCGCGAGGTGCTCGATCTGCTGGGCCTGGCCGACCACGACAGCGACATGGCTCGCTGGGCCGAAATGGTGGCCAAGCTGCGCAACCCCGGCCCCTCGGTGAAGGTGGCACTGGTGGGCAAATACGTGCAGCTCAACGACGCATATCTCTCGGTGGTGGAAGCGCTGCGCCACGCCTGCATCGACCTGGGGGCCGGCCTGGACCTGCACTGGATCTGCGCCGAACAGATCGAAGAGCAGGGTGCCGATGCGCTGCTGCGGGGCATGGATGCGGTGGTGGTACCCGGCGGCTTCGGCAACCGCGGCGTGGACGGCAAGGTGGCCGCGATCCGCTGGGCACGGGAGCAGCGGGTGCCGTTCCTGGGCCTGTGCCTGGGCATGCAATGCGCCGTAATCGAGTGGGCCCGCAACCAGGCTGGCCTCACTGGCGCCACCAGCGCCGAACTCGATGCCGACACCGCCCACCCGGTGATTCACCTGCTGCCGGAGCAGCAGGACGTGGTGGATCTGGGCGGCACGATGCGCCTGGGCGTGTATCCCTGCCGCCTAACCCCCGGCACCATCGCCCACCAGCTCTATGGCGATGAGGTGGTCTACGAGCGCCACCGCCACCGCTACGAGTTCAACAACGCCTACCGCAACCTGTTCCTCGAATCGGGCTACGAGATCAGTGGCACCTCCCCTGACGGCCGCCTGGTGGAACTGATCGAACTGAAGAACCACCCCTTCTTCACCGCCTGCCAGTACCACCCCGAATTCCTGTCGCGCCCCGGCCGGCCCCATCCCCTGTTCCGCGGGCTGATCGCAGCGGCGCAGCAGCGGTTGCCCGGCAGCCCCAGCGAAGCCCTCAGCCGCAACCTGCCCACCGCTACTCCAGCGGCATGA
- a CDS encoding RNA polymerase sigma factor, RpoD/SigA family, giving the protein MSKGPPSPKPSSGSRRGSTDLVRLYLQDIGRVDLLSHEEELTLARQVQRRERLLRERKRLAATAGELADLIALEDDRQRLASQLGHWPAVQQWAEHLGCTVPQLRERLRQHHEAWAVRSGLSVAELKQALHHGRRARDRMIQANLRLVVAVAKKYQQRGMELLDLVQEGTLGLERAVEKYDPTRGFRFSTYAYWWIRQGITRAIATQSRTIRLPVHVTEKLNRIKKAQRQIATEHGRLASVSDLARELGLSEEVVRLTLMRVPRSVSLDTRVGREQDTQLGDLLEDSHATPEQELTREALHDDLEALLEELTSREAAVIRLRYGLEDDTPQTLSQIGEDLHLSRERVRQIESRALLKLRQPQRRCRVQDYMRSIDRDQPGD; this is encoded by the coding sequence GTGTCGAAGGGCCCTCCCAGCCCCAAACCCTCATCCGGCAGCCGGCGCGGCAGCACCGATCTGGTGCGGCTCTACCTGCAGGACATCGGTCGGGTGGATCTGCTCAGCCATGAGGAGGAGCTCACCCTGGCCCGCCAGGTGCAACGCCGGGAACGCCTGCTGCGCGAGCGCAAGCGCCTGGCGGCCACGGCGGGCGAGCTAGCGGATCTGATCGCCCTGGAAGACGATCGGCAGCGGCTGGCCTCGCAACTGGGGCACTGGCCAGCCGTGCAGCAGTGGGCCGAGCACCTGGGCTGCACGGTGCCGCAGCTGCGGGAGCGGCTGCGTCAACACCATGAGGCCTGGGCCGTGCGCAGCGGTCTGAGCGTGGCCGAGCTGAAGCAAGCGCTGCATCACGGTCGCCGCGCCCGCGACCGGATGATCCAGGCCAACCTGCGCCTGGTGGTGGCCGTGGCCAAGAAGTATCAGCAGCGGGGCATGGAGCTGCTCGATCTGGTGCAGGAAGGCACCCTTGGGCTCGAGCGCGCCGTGGAGAAATACGACCCCACCCGCGGCTTCCGTTTCAGCACCTACGCCTACTGGTGGATCCGCCAGGGCATCACCCGCGCCATCGCCACCCAGAGCCGCACGATCCGGCTGCCGGTGCACGTCACCGAGAAGCTCAACCGGATCAAAAAGGCCCAACGCCAAATCGCCACCGAACACGGACGGCTTGCCTCCGTGAGCGACCTGGCCCGCGAGCTGGGCCTCAGTGAGGAGGTGGTACGGCTCACGCTGATGCGGGTGCCGCGCTCGGTGTCACTCGACACGCGGGTGGGCCGCGAGCAGGACACCCAACTCGGCGATCTGCTCGAAGACAGCCACGCCACCCCAGAGCAGGAACTCACCCGCGAGGCCCTGCACGATGACCTGGAGGCGCTGCTGGAGGAGCTCACCAGCAGGGAGGCCGCCGTGATCCGGCTGCGCTACGGCCTGGAAGACGACACTCCCCAGACCCTCTCCCAGATCGGCGAAGACCTGCACCTCTCCCGCGAGCGGGTGCGCCAGATCGAATCCCGCGCCCTGCTCAAACTGCGCCAGCCCCAGCGCCGCTGCCGGGTGCAGGACTACATGCGCAGCATCGACCGCGACCAGCCCGGGGACTGA
- the aspS gene encoding aspartate--tRNA ligase yields the protein MRSHGCGDLRPDATGQAVQLCGWVDRSRDHGGVIFIDLRDRSGTVQITVDPDNGAAMFAVAEHLRNETVIQVEGKVRERPADAINEKLATGHVEVLASAITVLNSVKGNLPFAVSVHDEENTREELRLRHRYLDLRRERMNSNLRLRAQTIQAARRFLEDQGFIEVETPVLTRSTPEGARDYLVPSRVCGGEWFALPQSPQLFKQLLMVGGIERYYQVARCFRDEDLRADRQPEFTQLDMEMSFMDQEQILELNEALIASIWKTVKGVDLPRPFPRLTWHDAMERYGTDRPDTRYGMELTNVSDLVADMGFKVFSGAVAAGGSVKCIAVPGGNDAVSNVRIKPGGDVFSEAQKAGAGGLAFIRVREGGEIDTIGAIKDNLSEEKKAELLQRTGAEPGTLILFGAGDTATVNKALDRVRQYLARELGMVKPDSENDSWNFLWVVDFPMFEFNADENRLEALHHPFCAPNTGDLGSDAAAWANTLPTARAQAYDLVLNGLELGGGSLRIHDSALQRQVLQTIGLPLEEANQQFGFLMEALDMGAPPHGGLAFGIDRMVMLLAGEESIRDTIAFPKTQQARCLMTGAPGGVATKQLEELHVASTWVEEETEA from the coding sequence ATGCGCAGCCACGGATGCGGCGACCTGCGCCCCGATGCCACCGGCCAGGCCGTGCAGCTGTGCGGCTGGGTGGACCGCAGCCGCGATCACGGCGGGGTGATCTTCATCGACCTGCGCGACCGCAGCGGCACGGTGCAGATCACGGTGGACCCCGACAACGGCGCCGCGATGTTCGCCGTGGCGGAACACCTGCGCAACGAAACGGTGATCCAGGTGGAGGGCAAGGTGCGTGAGCGCCCGGCCGACGCCATCAACGAAAAGCTGGCCACCGGCCACGTGGAAGTGCTGGCCAGCGCCATCACGGTGCTCAACAGCGTGAAGGGCAACCTGCCCTTTGCCGTGTCGGTGCACGACGAGGAGAACACCCGCGAGGAGCTGCGGCTGCGCCATCGCTACCTCGATCTGCGCCGCGAGCGCATGAACAGCAATCTGCGCCTGCGGGCTCAGACGATTCAGGCGGCTCGCCGTTTCCTCGAAGACCAGGGCTTCATCGAGGTGGAAACCCCGGTGCTCACCCGCTCCACCCCCGAAGGCGCCCGCGACTACCTGGTGCCGTCGCGCGTGTGCGGCGGTGAATGGTTCGCCCTGCCCCAGTCGCCCCAGCTGTTCAAGCAGCTGCTGATGGTGGGCGGCATCGAGCGCTACTACCAAGTGGCCCGCTGCTTCCGCGACGAAGACCTGCGCGCCGATCGCCAGCCGGAATTCACCCAGCTGGACATGGAGATGAGCTTCATGGATCAGGAGCAGATCCTGGAGCTCAACGAAGCCCTGATCGCCTCCATCTGGAAGACGGTGAAAGGGGTGGACCTGCCTCGCCCCTTCCCGCGCCTCACCTGGCATGACGCCATGGAGCGCTACGGCACCGATCGCCCCGACACCCGCTACGGCATGGAGCTCACCAACGTGAGCGACCTGGTGGCCGACATGGGCTTCAAGGTGTTTTCAGGCGCCGTAGCCGCCGGCGGCTCGGTGAAGTGCATCGCCGTGCCCGGCGGCAACGACGCCGTGAGCAATGTGCGCATCAAGCCCGGCGGTGATGTGTTCAGCGAGGCCCAGAAAGCCGGCGCCGGCGGCCTCGCCTTCATCCGCGTGCGCGAAGGCGGCGAGATCGACACCATCGGCGCCATCAAAGACAACCTCTCGGAGGAGAAGAAGGCCGAGCTGCTCCAGCGCACCGGCGCTGAGCCCGGCACCTTGATCCTGTTCGGCGCCGGCGACACCGCCACGGTGAACAAAGCCCTGGATCGCGTGCGCCAGTACCTGGCCCGCGAGCTGGGCATGGTGAAGCCCGACAGCGAAAACGACAGCTGGAACTTCCTCTGGGTGGTGGATTTCCCGATGTTCGAATTCAACGCCGACGAGAACCGGCTTGAGGCGCTGCACCACCCCTTCTGCGCCCCCAACACAGGCGACCTCGGCAGCGACGCAGCCGCCTGGGCCAACACCCTGCCCACGGCCCGCGCCCAGGCCTACGACCTGGTGCTCAACGGCCTCGAGCTGGGCGGCGGCTCGCTGCGCATCCACGATTCGGCCCTGCAGCGCCAGGTGCTGCAGACCATCGGCCTGCCGCTGGAGGAAGCCAACCAACAGTTCGGCTTCCTGATGGAAGCGCTCGACATGGGTGCGCCACCCCACGGCGGACTGGCCTTCGGCATCGACCGGATGGTGATGCTGCTGGCCGGTGAGGAGTCAATCCGCGACACCATCGCCTTCCCCAAGACCCAGCAGGCCCGCTGCCTGATGACCGGCGCCCCCGGCGGCGTGGCCACCAAGCAACTCGAGGAACTGCATGTGGCGAGCACCTGGGTGGAGGAGGAGACCGAGGCCTGA